The window AATCAAAGACTCCTGGCAAGTCGGGCACCGATGTCGAAGCTGCGCATGTCGGGTGGCGCGTCGTAGCGATGGACACAATGCGCATAATTGGCAATGAAGTCCCATGCACCTCCACGGAGTATGCGTGTAAATCCTTTATCGTTCAGAGGATTCTTCTGCGACGAACTGGTGTAGGGTGCCCTGGCATCCTCGACCCACTCCCAGACATTCCCGCTCATGTCATGGATTCCCAGTTTATTGGCCGCTTTTGTCGCCACCTGGTGCGTTCTGTTTTCAC of the Magnetococcales bacterium genome contains:
- a CDS encoding SUMF1/EgtB/PvdO family nonheme iron enzyme, with amino-acid sequence ENRTHQVATKAANKLGIHDMSGNVWEWVEDARAPYTSSSQKNPLNDKGFTRILRGGAWDFIANYAHCVHRYDAPPDMRSFDIGARLARSL